In Sporichthya polymorpha DSM 43042, a genomic segment contains:
- a CDS encoding PP2C family protein-serine/threonine phosphatase — translation MTFSLRYVARSDVGLIREGNEDSGYAGPSLLAVADGMGGHAAGEVASSVALATLATLEDDVPSTELLDALATAVNQANDAINEMAERHPQLDGMGTTLTAMLWSGRRVGLVHIGDSRAYLLRDGVLQQITHDHTFVQQLQDEGRITAAEAAVHPQRSLLLRALDGRSNPEPDLSVREVHLGDRYLLCSDGLSGVVADSEMQVALTGTTLEEAAETLVQLALQGGGPDNITCIVADVVEVEAGSSDLPVVVGAAAGRHRPESGSTSEIDLSALPDLEKASGRGRWFGTLWVRFLIVGVVLAVIAGGWGGYAWSQKQYYVGADADRVAIYKGLSQQILGISLSSPYERQDIELRDLPPYDRAEVEDTIFADNLDEARKVVDNLRAAATACRTARAEAEAEAAATPTPSPDDETDEESEASPSPSPSATPEPSPEESASPDPSAEATQSASPGATTPPEIGQPVSDACGEPLPERVPTE, via the coding sequence ATGACCTTCTCCCTGCGCTACGTGGCGCGCTCCGACGTCGGCCTGATCCGTGAGGGCAACGAGGACTCCGGCTACGCCGGGCCGTCGCTGCTCGCCGTCGCGGACGGCATGGGCGGCCACGCCGCCGGCGAGGTGGCCAGCTCGGTCGCGCTCGCGACGCTGGCCACGCTCGAGGACGACGTCCCCAGCACCGAGCTGCTCGACGCCCTCGCCACCGCGGTCAACCAGGCCAACGACGCCATCAACGAGATGGCCGAGCGGCACCCCCAGCTCGACGGCATGGGCACGACGCTCACCGCAATGCTCTGGTCCGGCCGCCGGGTCGGCCTCGTGCACATCGGCGACTCCCGCGCCTATCTGCTGCGCGACGGCGTCCTGCAGCAGATCACCCACGACCACACCTTCGTCCAGCAGCTTCAGGACGAGGGCCGCATCACCGCCGCCGAGGCGGCGGTCCACCCGCAGCGCTCGCTCCTGCTGCGGGCGCTCGACGGCCGCAGCAACCCCGAGCCCGACCTGTCGGTGCGCGAGGTTCACCTCGGCGACCGCTACCTGCTCTGCAGCGACGGGCTCTCCGGCGTCGTGGCGGACTCGGAGATGCAGGTCGCCCTCACCGGCACCACGCTGGAGGAGGCGGCCGAGACCCTGGTCCAGCTGGCCCTGCAGGGCGGCGGGCCGGACAACATCACCTGCATCGTCGCCGATGTCGTCGAGGTGGAGGCCGGGTCCTCCGACCTCCCCGTCGTCGTCGGCGCCGCGGCCGGGCGCCACCGGCCGGAGTCAGGCTCCACGTCGGAAATCGACCTCTCCGCGTTGCCGGACCTGGAGAAAGCGAGCGGCCGCGGCCGGTGGTTCGGGACCCTCTGGGTCCGGTTTCTGATCGTCGGCGTCGTGCTCGCCGTGATCGCCGGCGGCTGGGGCGGCTACGCGTGGTCCCAGAAGCAGTACTACGTCGGCGCGGACGCGGACCGCGTGGCCATCTACAAGGGCCTGTCCCAGCAGATCCTCGGCATCTCGCTGTCGAGCCCGTACGAGCGCCAGGACATCGAGCTGCGTGACCTACCGCCGTACGACCGGGCGGAGGTCGAGGACACGATCTTCGCGGACAACCTCGACGAGGCCCGCAAGGTCGTCGACAACCTGCGCGCCGCCGCGACGGCCTGCCGCACCGCGCGCGCCGAGGCCGAGGCCGAGGCCGCCGCGACCCCCACCCCGAGCCCGGACGACGAGACCGACGAGGAGAGCGAGGCGAGCCCGTCGCCGAGCCCGTCCGCGACGCCGGAGCCCTCGCCGGAGGAGTCCGCGTCGCCCGACCCGTCCGCGGAGGCGACCCAGTCGGCGAGCCCCGGCGCGACCACCCCGCCCGAGATCGGTCAGCCGGTGTCGGACGCCTGCGGTGAGCCGCTGCCCGAGAGGGTGCCGACGGAATGA
- a CDS encoding FhaA domain-containing protein translates to MGVLQRFERRLEGLVSGAFAKAFKADVQPVEIASALQRELDDRAAIVGKGNTIVPNHFVVELSRHDYDRLSVYAKTLSEELAEVVRDHSAEQRYQLRGDVQVIFEEDLDLDIGVHRVRSSVVASVKSVNPPPAPAPAPRRAAQPPAARPAPSHAAAKTEKIALARAVVPYLEVNGEKHPLVRPVTVLGRGTQVDLRIDDAGVSRRHAEIQLGDAPMLVDLGSTNGTTLDGAPVGRAELTDGARIGMGDTVLVFRLPAG, encoded by the coding sequence GTGGGAGTTCTCCAGCGCTTCGAGCGACGCCTCGAAGGACTGGTGAGCGGGGCCTTCGCCAAGGCGTTCAAGGCCGACGTCCAGCCCGTGGAGATCGCCAGCGCTCTGCAGCGCGAGCTGGACGACCGCGCGGCGATCGTCGGGAAGGGCAACACGATCGTCCCCAACCACTTCGTCGTCGAGCTGTCGCGCCACGACTACGACCGGCTCTCCGTCTACGCCAAGACGCTGTCGGAGGAGCTCGCCGAGGTCGTCCGCGACCACTCGGCCGAGCAGCGCTACCAGCTGCGCGGCGACGTCCAGGTGATCTTCGAGGAGGACCTGGACCTCGACATCGGGGTCCACCGGGTCCGTAGCTCCGTCGTGGCGAGTGTGAAGTCGGTCAACCCGCCGCCGGCGCCGGCTCCCGCCCCGCGACGGGCGGCCCAGCCGCCGGCGGCCCGGCCCGCGCCGTCCCACGCGGCGGCGAAGACGGAGAAGATCGCGCTCGCCCGCGCCGTGGTCCCGTACCTGGAGGTCAACGGCGAGAAGCACCCGCTGGTCCGGCCGGTCACGGTCCTCGGCCGCGGGACGCAGGTCGACCTGCGCATCGACGACGCCGGGGTGTCGCGTCGGCACGCCGAGATCCAGCTCGGGGACGCCCCGATGCTCGTCGACCTCGGGTCCACCAACGGCACGACGCTCGACGGCGCGCCGGTCGGCCGCGCCGAGCTGACCGACGGCGCGCGGATCGGCATGGGCGACACCGTGCTGGTGTTCCGATTGCCGGCCGGGTAA
- a CDS encoding peptidoglycan D,D-transpeptidase FtsI family protein — protein sequence MNRPLRRVAAACGLLMVLLLLNLNFIQVIKADEYRNDPKNARVLLEQYDRQRGAILVANDPIAFSRETGDKLKYLRIYADGKIYAFATGYYSHIFGRSGIERSEDSVLSGNDDRLFVRRIVDLLTRESIQGGSVKLTLNADAQKAAYRGLDGRRGAVVALEPATGRILAMVSSPSFDPNDLADHNGSKVTSAWQRYNSDDQSPLLNRAFNQTYPPGSTFKLVTAAAALSSGRYTPNGEVPGPARLDLPLTNVDLPNYFSGTCTPGSQTTTIKRALEKSCNTTFGAIGMDLGDDVLRNQAEAFGFGERYEVPIPVVASIFPNDINEPQTAQSAIGQFDVRATPLQMAMVVAAIANQGSLMKPYLVEEVRAPDLDVLSRTDPEELGRAVRPQVAADLASMMVSVVENGTGGNARISGVRVGGKTGTAQVGNGRNPHAWFVAFAPADNPKIAIAVVLENGGSERQIEVGGNLLAAPIARAVMEAILGR from the coding sequence GTGAACCGACCCCTCCGGCGGGTTGCCGCAGCCTGCGGGCTGCTGATGGTCCTGCTGCTGCTGAACCTGAACTTCATCCAGGTCATCAAGGCGGACGAGTACCGCAACGACCCGAAGAACGCGCGGGTGCTGCTCGAGCAGTACGACCGGCAGCGCGGGGCGATCCTGGTCGCCAACGACCCGATCGCGTTCTCCCGCGAGACCGGCGACAAGCTCAAGTACCTGCGCATCTACGCCGACGGCAAGATCTACGCCTTCGCGACCGGCTACTACTCGCACATTTTCGGCCGGTCGGGCATCGAGCGTTCCGAGGACAGCGTGCTCTCGGGCAACGACGACCGGCTGTTCGTCCGGCGGATCGTGGACCTGCTGACGCGGGAGTCCATCCAGGGCGGTTCGGTGAAGCTGACGCTGAACGCCGACGCCCAGAAGGCCGCGTACCGCGGGCTCGACGGGCGCCGCGGCGCGGTCGTCGCGCTCGAGCCGGCGACCGGCCGGATCCTCGCGATGGTCTCGAGCCCGTCGTTCGACCCGAACGACCTCGCCGACCACAACGGCTCGAAGGTGACCAGCGCCTGGCAGCGCTACAACTCCGACGACCAGTCGCCGCTGCTGAACCGGGCGTTCAACCAGACGTATCCGCCGGGGTCGACGTTCAAGCTCGTCACCGCCGCGGCGGCGCTGTCCTCCGGCCGGTACACCCCCAACGGTGAGGTGCCCGGCCCGGCGCGGCTGGACCTGCCGCTGACCAACGTCGACCTGCCGAACTACTTCTCCGGCACCTGCACGCCGGGCAGCCAGACGACGACGATCAAGCGCGCGCTGGAGAAGTCCTGCAACACGACGTTCGGCGCCATCGGCATGGACCTCGGCGACGACGTCCTGCGCAACCAGGCGGAGGCGTTCGGGTTCGGCGAGCGCTACGAGGTGCCGATCCCGGTGGTCGCGAGCATCTTCCCGAACGACATCAACGAGCCACAGACCGCGCAGTCGGCGATCGGCCAGTTCGACGTCCGCGCCACCCCGCTGCAGATGGCGATGGTGGTGGCCGCGATCGCGAACCAGGGCTCGCTGATGAAGCCCTACCTGGTCGAGGAGGTCCGCGCGCCGGATCTCGACGTGCTCTCCCGCACGGACCCCGAGGAGCTCGGCCGCGCCGTGCGTCCCCAGGTGGCGGCCGACCTCGCGTCGATGATGGTCTCCGTCGTCGAGAACGGGACCGGCGGCAACGCCCGCATCTCCGGCGTCCGCGTCGGCGGGAAGACGGGCACCGCACAGGTCGGCAACGGCCGCAACCCGCACGCCTGGTTCGTCGCGTTCGCGCCGGCCGACAACCCGAAGATCGCGATCGCCGTCGTGCTCGAGAACGGCGGCTCGGAGCGCCAGATCGAGGTCGGCGGCAACCTGCTCGCGGCGCCGATCGCTCGCGCGGTCATGGAGGCGATCCTCGGGCGGTGA
- a CDS encoding tyrosine-type recombinase/integrase has protein sequence MAFLVERNRRGGVAYQVRWRQDGAWQSDIFDTKRKALRFKCDVEDAGNQWPEGWVPGYGYAATSAAAEPGVETAFAALAEQYLNTRTSVSSYQMTRYRGMVRRLGEHFTVVEDIDDQAVATWVRDMLDTGSAAKTIANYHGLLFAICAYGVRKGMLGANPCADTRLPKLSAYDAEGEPIACFLEPAEFALIAEAMCASSAYDWRPPGGPGERRAPSQVVRCGVAFREDRDLITLVVHTGLRWGEISALRVGDVDLDARRLSVKRAWKRDGELNWVIGPPKTARSRRTISISSSLVELLRPHLDGRSAREYIFRNGNGEPIRQNSFYEHRWQRAVALARTRGLDKSPRFHDLRHTHVAWLIAGGTPLPKIQQRLGHESIQTTIDVYGGLLADTDDQVDAVIDAAFNAVLAVAG, from the coding sequence ATGGCCTTCCTGGTCGAGCGGAACCGGCGGGGTGGGGTCGCCTACCAGGTGCGATGGCGTCAGGACGGCGCCTGGCAGTCGGACATCTTCGACACCAAGCGCAAGGCGCTGCGGTTCAAGTGCGACGTCGAGGACGCGGGCAACCAATGGCCGGAGGGCTGGGTGCCCGGCTACGGCTACGCGGCGACATCCGCGGCGGCGGAGCCCGGTGTCGAGACCGCGTTCGCCGCGCTGGCGGAGCAGTACCTGAACACCCGCACGTCGGTGTCGAGCTACCAGATGACCCGCTACCGCGGGATGGTCCGCCGGCTCGGCGAGCACTTCACGGTGGTCGAGGACATCGACGATCAGGCGGTCGCGACCTGGGTCCGGGACATGCTCGACACCGGTTCCGCTGCGAAGACCATCGCGAATTACCACGGCCTGCTTTTCGCGATCTGCGCCTACGGCGTGCGCAAGGGCATGCTCGGCGCGAACCCGTGCGCGGACACCCGGCTGCCCAAGCTGTCCGCCTACGACGCCGAGGGCGAACCGATCGCCTGCTTCCTGGAGCCGGCCGAGTTCGCGTTGATCGCCGAGGCGATGTGTGCCTCGTCGGCCTACGACTGGCGCCCGCCCGGCGGGCCCGGCGAGCGCCGTGCTCCCTCGCAGGTCGTGCGCTGCGGGGTCGCCTTCCGGGAGGACCGCGACCTGATCACTCTGGTCGTCCACACCGGACTGAGGTGGGGCGAGATCTCGGCGCTGCGGGTCGGGGACGTCGACCTGGACGCCCGACGCCTGTCCGTCAAGCGGGCCTGGAAGCGGGACGGGGAGCTGAACTGGGTGATCGGCCCGCCCAAGACCGCCCGGTCCCGGCGCACCATCTCGATCAGCTCGTCGCTGGTCGAGCTGCTTCGGCCCCACCTGGATGGCCGCAGCGCGCGGGAGTACATCTTCCGCAACGGCAACGGCGAGCCGATCCGCCAGAACAGCTTCTACGAGCACCGGTGGCAGCGTGCCGTCGCCCTGGCACGGACCCGAGGGCTGGACAAGTCGCCGCGCTTCCATGACCTCCGCCATACGCACGTCGCATGGCTGATCGCCGGAGGCACTCCTTTGCCGAAGATCCAACAGCGGCTGGGGCACGAGTCGATTCAGACCACGATCGACGTCTACGGCGGCCTCCTCGCCGACACCGACGACCAGGTCGATGCCGTCATCGACGCCGCCTTCAACGCGGTGCTCGCGGTGGCCGGGTAG
- a CDS encoding FHA domain-containing protein FhaB/FipA has protein sequence MSELTITVIRLGFLAVLWLFVLTAISVMRSDLFGPRTASVRPAPVPAPRPAKPVKIKPNRRNTPSKLVVTAGSLTGTTVALTEAQVTLGRAPDSTIVLDDDYASNRHARLYPSNGEWLVEDLGSTNGTYLDRDRVTQPTPVALGVPIRIGKTAFELRK, from the coding sequence ATGTCCGAACTCACCATCACCGTCATCCGGCTGGGGTTCCTGGCCGTGCTCTGGCTGTTCGTCCTCACCGCCATCTCGGTGATGCGCTCGGACCTGTTCGGGCCCCGCACCGCGAGCGTGCGGCCGGCGCCGGTCCCGGCACCCCGCCCGGCCAAGCCGGTGAAGATCAAACCCAACCGGCGGAACACGCCGTCGAAGCTGGTTGTGACGGCCGGGTCGCTCACCGGGACGACCGTCGCGTTGACGGAGGCGCAGGTGACGTTGGGCCGGGCTCCGGACTCCACGATCGTGCTCGACGACGACTACGCCTCGAACCGGCACGCCCGGCTCTACCCGAGCAACGGCGAGTGGCTGGTCGAGGACCTCGGCTCGACGAACGGGACCTACCTCGACCGTGACCGGGTGACCCAGCCGACGCCGGTCGCCCTCGGCGTGCCGATCCGCATCGGCAAGACCGCGTTCGAGCTGCGCAAATGA
- a CDS encoding protein kinase domain-containing protein → MTGETQPNNRPMLGGRYRLDERIARGGMGEVWRGTDEVLNRKVAVKVLRPEYADEEIFLERFRSEARNTAALVHTGIAQVYDFGQAPAGGASVPFIVMELVPGEPLSHIIEREGRLEIDRALELVAQAAQALQVAHTAGVIHRDIKPANLLITPSWTVKVTDFGIARAGDALPLTRSGTVMGTAHYLAPELISTKSGAAPASDVYALGVVLYECLAGRRPFTGDNPLAVAMAHLHNEPPPIEGVPPAVNRMVATILAKEPAERPQSAADLAQRLLALRIDLANPKTAEVVAEALGPAVDPAAVEVAAARWTRRSRTGNRSGPDTPPATPRPDTRPGGAAPAPAGPGTAGLGTAEPGRRPASHRSPGRRRKPPTPLLRRPAVLVGVAVLCAGGLTALWLTDSDSQTAVVPPVAGIAEYDAGQTLKASGLRAKVLREVSESVPAGVVLSQSPEAGARISTGTDVELRVSSGPPSVLVDPADWVGKLYPDVKAALESRGLKVQEQQVNAAGATGTVADVTPHGPVPVGDTVVVSVVAQPPTVGARAAGLRPDGLRAGDDRGRNGQ, encoded by the coding sequence ATGACCGGCGAGACCCAGCCGAACAACCGCCCCATGCTGGGCGGGCGGTACCGCTTGGACGAGCGGATCGCCCGGGGCGGCATGGGCGAGGTGTGGCGGGGCACCGACGAGGTCCTCAACCGCAAGGTGGCCGTCAAGGTCTTGCGACCCGAGTACGCCGACGAGGAGATCTTCCTCGAGCGCTTCCGCAGCGAGGCGCGCAACACCGCCGCCCTCGTACACACGGGTATCGCGCAGGTCTACGACTTCGGCCAGGCGCCGGCGGGCGGGGCGAGCGTCCCGTTCATCGTCATGGAGCTCGTGCCGGGCGAGCCGCTCTCCCACATCATCGAGCGCGAGGGCCGCCTCGAGATCGACCGCGCCCTCGAGCTCGTCGCCCAGGCCGCGCAGGCCCTGCAGGTTGCGCACACGGCCGGCGTCATCCACCGCGACATCAAGCCCGCGAACCTGCTCATCACCCCGTCGTGGACGGTCAAGGTCACCGACTTCGGCATCGCCCGCGCCGGGGACGCGCTGCCGCTCACGCGCAGCGGCACGGTGATGGGCACCGCGCACTACCTCGCGCCGGAGCTGATCTCCACCAAGTCCGGGGCCGCGCCCGCCTCCGACGTCTACGCCCTCGGCGTCGTGCTCTACGAGTGCCTGGCCGGCCGTCGGCCGTTCACCGGCGACAACCCGCTCGCGGTCGCGATGGCCCACCTCCACAACGAGCCGCCCCCGATCGAGGGCGTGCCGCCCGCGGTGAACCGCATGGTGGCGACGATCCTCGCGAAGGAGCCCGCCGAGCGCCCGCAGAGCGCCGCGGACCTCGCCCAACGCCTGCTCGCGCTGCGCATCGACCTGGCCAACCCGAAGACCGCCGAGGTCGTCGCCGAGGCGCTCGGCCCCGCCGTCGACCCCGCCGCCGTCGAGGTGGCCGCGGCGCGCTGGACGCGGCGCTCCCGCACCGGCAACCGGTCCGGGCCGGACACGCCGCCGGCGACGCCGCGTCCCGACACCCGGCCCGGGGGCGCCGCACCCGCCCCGGCGGGACCGGGCACTGCCGGATTGGGCACTGCGGAACCGGGCCGCCGCCCCGCGAGCCACCGCTCGCCCGGCCGCCGCCGCAAGCCGCCGACCCCGCTGCTCCGGCGACCGGCCGTGCTCGTGGGCGTCGCCGTGCTGTGCGCGGGCGGGCTGACAGCGCTGTGGCTGACCGACTCGGACTCGCAGACCGCGGTCGTGCCGCCGGTCGCCGGGATCGCGGAGTACGACGCCGGCCAGACGCTCAAGGCCAGCGGGCTGCGGGCCAAGGTGCTGCGCGAGGTGAGCGAGTCGGTGCCCGCGGGCGTGGTGCTCTCGCAGTCGCCGGAGGCCGGGGCCCGGATCTCCACCGGGACCGACGTCGAGCTGCGGGTGTCCTCCGGGCCCCCGAGCGTGCTGGTCGACCCCGCCGACTGGGTGGGCAAGCTCTACCCGGACGTGAAGGCGGCCCTGGAGAGTCGAGGACTGAAGGTGCAGGAGCAGCAGGTCAACGCGGCCGGGGCGACGGGTACGGTAGCCGACGTCACGCCGCACGGCCCGGTACCGGTGGGCGACACCGTCGTCGTGAGCGTCGTGGCGCAACCTCCCACCGTGGGAGCGCGCGCCGCGGGGCTACGTCCCGACGGGTTGCGGGCCGGTGACGACAGGGGAAGGAACGGTCAGTGA
- a CDS encoding excisionase family DNA-binding protein yields MTRLYSITEAAELLNVPRTWLRDKVTAREVPHTRLGRHVRFTDAHLADIVAAGERRTGPVGPPIPSQTGRLRRRAVS; encoded by the coding sequence ATGACGCGCCTCTACTCGATCACCGAAGCCGCGGAGTTGCTCAACGTGCCTCGGACCTGGCTTCGGGACAAGGTGACGGCTCGGGAGGTCCCTCACACTCGGCTCGGCCGCCACGTCCGCTTCACCGACGCGCACCTCGCCGACATCGTCGCCGCTGGTGAACGTCGAACCGGGCCGGTCGGGCCACCTATCCCCTCGCAGACCGGACGCCTCCGGCGCCGCGCGGTGAGCTAA
- a CDS encoding FtsW/RodA/SpoVE family cell cycle protein — protein MSASAPAASQVHSRRTTELFLLAFAWGISVAAYANAGYGVTDEWPPGLAGYATTLGAYCLIAHLAVRQFARYADPIVLPAVMLLQGLGLALIYRLDLDEKNPTERSFGPLAPRGDSGIQLIWAAIGIALFVAVLVAIRDHRVLQRYTYTAGAAGLALLALPALLPAQYSQVNGARIWVRFSGFSIQPGEFAKLLLIVFFAGYLVVKRDVLALASRRVMGIDLPRGRDLGPIIVAWAASLMILIAERDLGSSLLFFGVFVVLLYVATERTSWLLFGVVMFVSGAYFAYANFGHVHRRVEIWLHPFDPDYVSDASYQLVQSLFGFSTGGILGTGLGQGRPNIVPYANTDFILATGGEELGLTGLMAIIVLYGVIVHRGLRTALAARDSFGKLLAAGLAVIVALQVFVVVGGVTRLIPLTGLTTPFLSYGGSSLVANWALIALILRVSDAARRPAPPPTPSTEAETMVVKP, from the coding sequence ATGAGCGCCTCGGCACCAGCCGCGTCCCAGGTCCACAGCCGACGGACCACCGAGCTGTTCCTGCTGGCCTTCGCGTGGGGCATCTCCGTCGCGGCGTACGCCAACGCCGGCTACGGCGTCACCGACGAGTGGCCGCCCGGCCTCGCCGGTTATGCCACGACGCTCGGCGCCTACTGCCTGATCGCGCACCTGGCGGTGCGTCAGTTCGCGCGGTACGCCGACCCGATCGTCCTCCCGGCGGTCATGCTCCTGCAGGGCCTCGGGCTCGCGCTGATCTACCGGCTCGACCTGGACGAGAAGAACCCGACCGAGCGTTCCTTCGGCCCGCTCGCCCCCCGCGGCGACTCGGGCATCCAGCTGATCTGGGCGGCGATCGGCATCGCACTGTTCGTCGCGGTGCTCGTGGCGATCCGCGACCACCGGGTGCTGCAGCGGTACACCTACACCGCGGGCGCGGCCGGCCTTGCCCTGCTCGCGCTGCCCGCGCTGCTGCCCGCGCAGTACTCGCAGGTCAACGGCGCCCGGATCTGGGTCCGCTTCTCCGGCTTCTCCATCCAGCCCGGTGAGTTCGCAAAGCTGCTGTTGATCGTGTTCTTCGCCGGCTACCTGGTCGTGAAACGGGACGTGCTGGCGCTCGCCAGCCGCCGGGTGATGGGGATCGACCTGCCCCGCGGCCGCGACCTCGGCCCGATCATCGTGGCCTGGGCCGCGAGCCTGATGATCCTCATCGCCGAGCGCGACCTCGGCAGCTCGCTGCTGTTCTTCGGCGTCTTCGTCGTCCTGCTCTACGTCGCGACCGAGCGCACGTCGTGGCTGCTGTTCGGCGTCGTCATGTTCGTGTCCGGGGCGTACTTCGCCTACGCGAACTTCGGGCACGTGCACCGCCGCGTGGAGATCTGGCTGCACCCGTTCGACCCGGACTACGTCTCGGACGCCTCCTACCAGCTGGTGCAGTCGCTGTTCGGCTTCTCCACCGGCGGGATCCTCGGCACCGGCCTCGGCCAGGGGCGGCCGAACATCGTCCCCTACGCGAACACCGACTTCATCCTCGCGACGGGCGGCGAGGAGCTAGGGCTCACCGGCCTGATGGCGATCATCGTGCTCTACGGCGTGATCGTGCACCGCGGTCTGCGGACGGCGCTGGCGGCCCGGGACTCGTTCGGCAAGCTGCTCGCCGCCGGTCTCGCCGTGATCGTGGCGCTGCAGGTGTTCGTCGTCGTCGGCGGCGTCACCCGGCTGATCCCGCTCACCGGCCTCACCACCCCGTTCCTGTCCTACGGCGGCTCCTCGCTGGTCGCGAACTGGGCGCTGATCGCGCTGATCCTGCGGGTCAGTGACGCCGCCCGCCGGCCCGCGCCGCCGCCCACCCCGTCGACGGAGGCCGAGACGATGGTGGTCAAACCGTGA